The genomic segment gACCTCTGGCTGGAGGGGCCTAccatcacccccttcttcccaaagtctcaccttcccccctcccccatagccCCAACTGACAAGAGGTTACATTATTGGTCAACGTGGGTCATTCTGATTGGTCAATGACTGTGAAGACGGGAGCAGAAAGTGTATAAattggggggaagagggtaatTTTTTCATTCCAGGCCAGACTTTTGTCATTTGCTGATCTGCTGATAGCATATTGAAAATGTCCCGCCAACTGCGAACCCAACGCTGGCGCTCATctaagtaagaataatgatgaataatgctaACATGTTTATTTGGTGTAATgtatatacttttctttcttcttttatgccttttttacttcttttttgagattctaactttgtttttttcctacAGGTACTCGCATGCCGTAAGGAATCTTTACGACTCCGACCCTGACGACCCCAGACCATCAACTTCAGGAGAAGGCCCGAGACGGTTGAGGAATGCTCCGGAGTCTCACTTCTATCTCTATGAGACCGCATCTGgtcgaggagagatgagggaggctCTCGACTCCTCAGCCCAACCTGCCAACCCTGGACGATCCACCGGCATTCCCAACATCCCAGACTCCGACTGGGATATGGACATTGATGACTCTGACGACAATGCCGACTACTCGCCTGAGGCAACAGAGAGCGACACCGACTGGGAGGAGTTTGATTACGTGTCATCGCACGACACGTCCATCGACTCCGATGAGCCGTTGTCAGCCGTTGCACATCGGTTTGCCATGAGGAATGCTCCAGGGACTCCAGGTTTCgtctggaagaagaagaggccttTCGTGCACTGTCACCCCTTCCTCGGCGTCCCAGGGGTCAAAGAAGCATGCCTCCTGCATGCTGACTCGACGGCAAGAGAGATACTGGATTGCTTCCTGACACTGGAATTGTGGGACACGATGACGAGGGAGACCAACCGGTATGTGGAACAGAGGCTGGTCACCCCATCTTCACACATGAAGACTTGGGAGAATACGACTGTGGAGGAGCTGCAGTCATTCATTGGCCTCCGCCTGTTCATGGGCTTGCAGCCGCAACCACATTCGCGGTATTATTGGTCGAAGAACCGGTTGCTCTCCTCGTCTGTGTTCCCAGAAACGATGACCAGGGATAGGTTTGATTCCTTACAAAGTCGGCTTCACTTCTCAGACAACGAGGACCCCTGTGCCGACACCGACCATCTTTGGAAGCTGCGACCGGTGTTGGATATCCTCAATACGACATTCAAGATGGTCTATGTCCCTGACAGGAAAATTGTGGTTGATGAGTCGCTGTGGGCATTCAGGGGACGTCACCATGTGATTCAGTTCAACCAAACGAAGAGGGCATGGTTCGGGATGAAGGTATATCACCTGTGCGAgagtgatggtgctggtgctggctacACCAGTGCCTTCAATGTATATATGGGCCAGGACCGTGGCGACGTGCCTGCCAGCATGAAGGCCGTGACCGACCTCATGAACCGCGCCTGCTTCTTTGAGAAGGGTTATGAGCTGTACTTGGACAACTGGTACAGCTCCCCGGAACTTTTTCACTACCTGTCATCGAGGTAGTCGTTGACTACAATGTGGGAAAGAAGGGGGTAGACCTAGCCGATCAGTTGGCCGCGTCGTACTCCACCACCAGAAGAACTAACAAGTGGTACCAGAATGTCTTTTACCACTTGCTCGACATGGCGGTGGTGAATGCTTACGTGGGTCACAGGGCGTTGGGTGGCACCCTGACCCAACTTGAGTTCTGCCTGGAGCTCATAGCAAACTTCCTTGATCAACCTCCGGCCTACGGGAGAAGGGGCGGCCTTCGGACGCCTCCGGCTGCCACCCCATTGCCTCCTCGCCGCCGGAACGCCCCACATCAGCAGCAGCGCCAGCAGGTACCACAGGGCCACGTCCTGGATTTCAATCCAGGGCGAAAGTACCACCGGTGTCATCACTGCCGAGTGAGCCGCAACGTGAGGAAGGAGACGAGCTACAGTCGTGGCAGGTGTGATGTCTCACTGTGCCCAGCAGATTGCTTCAATCTATGGCACAGCCCCCTGTAGCGAGGATGCGGCATCACCCATCTCTCCGATAGCAACAGGCTATCGTTTTCGAAACAGCGCAGGAAGATCCATGACGCCACATCCAGTGGCACAAGGAAGATCCATGATGCTGCCTCCAGTAGCAGGAGGATCCCTCACGCCGCCTCAAGCAGCAGAaagacctctcacgccgcctccagcagcaggaggacaCCTCATGTAACCCCCAGCAGCAGGACCTCTCACGccacctccagcagcaggaggatctcTTACGCCGCCTCTATCAGCAGAAGGATatctcacgccgcctccagcagcagaaggacctctcacgtcGCCTCCAGCaaaaggacctctcacgccgcctctATCAGCAGAAGGatctctcacgccgcctccagcagcaggaggatctctcacaccgcctccagcagcaggaggatctcTCACGCCGCCTCTATCAGCAGAAGGATATCtgacgccgcctccagcagcaggaggatctctcacgtcgcctccagcagcagaaggatctctcacgccgcctccagcagcagaagga from the Penaeus vannamei isolate JL-2024 chromosome 33, ASM4276789v1, whole genome shotgun sequence genome contains:
- the LOC138867988 gene encoding piggyBac transposable element-derived protein 4-like — translated: MTHVDQWPGFRYSHAVRNLYDSDPDDPRPSTSGEGPRRLRNAPESHFYLYETASGRGEMREALDSSAQPANPGRSTGIPNIPDSDWDMDIDDSDDNADYSPEATESDTDWEEFDYVSSHDTSIDSDEPLSAVAHRFAMRNAPGTPGFVWKKKRPFVHCHPFLGVPGVKEACLLHADSTAREILDCFLTLELWDTMTRETNRYVEQRLVTPSSHMKTWENTTVEELQSFIGLRLFMGLQPQPHSRYYWSKNRLLSSSVFPETMTRDRFDSLQSRLHFSDNEDPCADTDHLWKLRPVLDILNTTFKMVYVPDRKIVVDESLWAFRGRHHVIQFNQTKRAWFGMKVYHLCESDGAGAGYTSAFNVYMGQDRGDVPASMKAVTDLMNRACFFEKGYELYLDNWYSSPELFHYLSSR